The genomic segment AATGGAAATCCTCCAGACCACAAGGGGGAGTCTAGAGTACACAATATTATCTACGTAAACATGCTGCTGTTCTATAAGATTggaaatgaacacatttttggatttctttctccagttttcttgtttttgctacCTTTTTGAAGGTGGGGGGTGTGAGGGGAACAGTGGGCTCAGGACACATCCCTGTGGGACGGATAACGGTGCTGTGTTGGTACTGACCTTCCAGTGAGAAACTACAGAACTACACCTGAAAATATCTTTACATCTGACTCTGATTGAGTGCAGAGGATTAAATCAGAATATGAAAATATCTCAGGAAACTCTTCTCTCAGCGTTTACCTCAAAGGATGACAGCCACACATTCCTCAGCAACAAGTCctacaaatgttaaaactttAGGAGAAGATTCAAAACACAATTCAAACGAAGTGAATGAAGAAGTCTGGTATGAATGACTAACTCCAGCACTCGGATTGTCAGAATCCGCCCACGGAGTTCTGCGGTTTGATCCACGGCTACATCGCTGCAGGGAGAACCGCCTGCGAGCGCTGCAGGCTGACTTCTGCTCACCCAGAAAACGTAACAGCAGGAAGATCAGAACCGAAGTGACTGGAAGGCTGGAAACAGAACCGCTGCAGCAGCTCCCTGGAGAAACGCCTCCAGTCCGACGTCGCTTCATTCTGAAACGATACAGCTAGAGCTGAAGCGATTAAtgcaattaattgtgattaatcaattagtcaaataatagtcaactaatttagtaatagaTTGGTAGTTAACTGGAGGGTACAGACTCTAAAAAGGTCATTTACTGAAAGAACGACAGACACAAAGCAGatattaagacaaaactgtataaaaacacagctctggaaaaaattaagagaccacttaaaatgatctgatttcactttttatcagtagatgtttgagaaaaactaacattgttgttttattctatgaactgaCAACTTGTCTtcaaaattccaagcaaaaatgtacatttgtgtttatttgcagaaaattagaaattgaccaaataacaaaaaagatgcttTTAGGCCTCAAgaaattcaaagtaaataagttcatattcatttagaaacaacaatactaatgtttgaactcaggaagagttcagaaatcaacatttggtgAAATAACCACCAGGTTTTCAATGTTCAGGGCAGTGGGCTCTACTTTTTTCCACAGCTGTATTTCCCCTTTATTCCATTTCTCACTGCACAcagtcaaacaaaccaaaccctttacAAAcctgttttggttgtatttacccagaatgccctgctgtTTTTGGAGCGgactccggtccgcttggcaTTAACATTATGGATTGAATCCGACCCGTTAACGTCATCCAAACAaagaccgaggtttgtaggcggaccagagttcactttttggTCGGGTTCACAGttccccaaacgaaccggactttctagacaaacaaactggtGTGGATGCACCTTGTACTGGTTCTGATCAGAATCTGAGTCGATTTGCAGGAAGTTCTTCTAGAACTCTTCGATCTGACTGAGGAGCAGCGAGGACGAGCCGCCATGTTTCCTCAGTCAGAAGCGCTACAGTTTCACTGACCAACGTCTCAGGCAGAGGAGGATCCAATTCCTTATTTCCTGCCAGCCGGCGCCTCACAGATCAGCCCAGCGGGGAGGTGCACCGTGTTAGCAGCGTGTGTGTTAACgtgtgtgttaatgtgtgtgttaATGAGTGGGTGGCCATGAATATCCCATCTAATTAGTGGTTTATTTCTCGATCTGACTTTAAAGAATGACtcatctgtgtgtttctgcatccacacgtgtgtgagtgtgtgagcgtgtgtgtgtgtgtgtgtgtgtgtgtgtgtgtgtgtgtgtgtgtgtgtgtgtacgaaCCCAGCTGGAGTTCTCTCACTCCATcttcatcaccaccaccatcctCATCCTCTCTCTTTCAAACTCTCCGCTCTGATGTCATCGAGCCGCTGGTCTCTGACTGGTTGCTGCCTCAAGTGTCACTCACGTTATTGATTCAGGCAACCGATCATTTATCGGAACAATACCCCATCCCCGACTCGGCTGACTGGGCTGGATTGGGGTGGTACCAGTCAGGCACGGTTCTGGCGTTGCCGTGGTTACAGAAGCTGCACACAGACGGCTGTGTGTTGATTCGTCAGAGCAGAGTGTGGGAGTTTAGCACCAAACTGTTTCTGTGAGTGTGAGGAGCCGATGTGCGAGaacaaaaaacttcaaaaacacCGGACGCGGAACAGAGGAGAACAACAAACCCGGACCGGAACCAGGAATAGAACCCAGAACCAAAAAATCTCACGGAtaccagacagaaaaaaagccaCAGTGCAGAGCAGAAACCAGGATgcaactgcaaaaacacacttatctgagttcacttcaaataagacGAAACTAattcaaaagtaacttttcagcaagatacaggagtttgttttaagtcagttctttaatattgatggaaaatgattatttcacttataacaagatatttttcctatgtgcaaactcagacattttttcaGAAGATTTTCTTGAAAGATTCTGAGATTAACCTAAAACTTTCCGAGTTATTttccaagaaaatatttgacttttcaaactcagaattattttttttttctggaaagtttctcagattaatatcagatttttttcctggaaaataTCTGAGCTTAAcctcaaaatttcagagtttttttcaagcaaaattTGGAAGTTTaatgttcagaaatgttttatatatatatatatatatatatatatatatatatatatatatatatatatatatatatatatatatatatatatatatatatatatatatatatatatatatatatataaaatttccGATagtaatttcaaaatgtcagatttttttttttttattcggcggaaatatttttttctaactacAATGTCCCTAATACGCCATCGTAGCATCGTTGATCCTCATCCAGAGGTACTACAGCTTGTACTACAACTGGTTCTGAAAGAGAACTGgaactggttctgttctgtttgtgttcagaCCGTGTCTACAGAGAGTGCCAATCCAACGGAACCTGGGCACCTCGAGGAAACTACAGTCAGTGCACCGAGATCATCGTCCTGGTGAGACTCATCAATACAAACACCGATCACAAAGTGACCAATAACCACACTAATCAATCGCCAAACCCACCAATCATGATGAAAGCTCTACACTTTAATCGGTGTAAACCTGAAATTGAAGTGTAGCTAATTCCCATGTTAAACTGTAACCCCGCCCCTAGAAAAAGATCAGTGTAGAAATGTTCCACCTCAATGGGCGGAGCCAAGGTACAATGGTGGGCGTGGCCAAGAGCAGAGCTATTTTATCAACGAACCAAGAACTGAAAAATCTAGcacatttttctctgttcttttaGACTTTCATTCATCTGTTGTAGGACTCGAAGGAGGGCAGCAATGAGACGGTTTTAGGTAAAATATTGCAGTACTAAAGAAATTTACAGggaaatgtcaaaatgtgtacagaaacataaagatgaAACGCTAAAGAACCAAATTAAACTGTTTATCCAGTTAAAATTTATTAAGAGTTATTTACACTTTAAACTCAAACTCAATTAACTTGTCAGAGATTTTAAACTGGTCTAGCTTCCAGCTTAACCTTAAGCTTTGGGTCTGAATAAAGAAGTTGGCGCTGAGGTGGAACCAGAAACACGACCCAGAACTTTGAAGTGGGACCGGATTAAACccaaaaacgttttattttgttgagatGCTTCAGGGAGTTTAATTTCAGGCAGGAAGTGAGGAAGACTTCCTCTGATTTCCAACCTCATCCTTCAGCTGTTCTGGATGAAGAGTCTGCAGTGAAAAACCAAACCAAGCCGAGCCTCTTCGGTACCGAACGCTGTTCTGTTTGACATCTGTGACCTTAAGGTCGGCTAACTTTATTTCATTACTGATCAAACTCTGTTCAGTTCTgatattcttcttctttgtgggaaatatgtattaataaaaTCACATTAGTCCATTGATAACGTTGATACAAATGATCCTGAggcatgtttttgtctccagTTACCATGGCAACTCACAGATTTCTATTAAAAGTCAATGAAAGGAAACAAGGACAAGCAGCTGAATTGAATTTCTGGGTAAACATGGAGAGTGTTTGGTCACTGTTTGGATGTGGGACAGCACAGACGGGTCCAATGATCCGGTTTGTTTCAAAATCACAGTCAGGTCAGGTGGAAGAGTTCAGATGAGTTTATCAGGTTCGGTTTGCAGAGAGCAGGAGGTCAGAATTCAACCGGATCAGATCCCGGGTTAAATGCAACGTTTCTAGAACTTTGTCGATGTTTcactaatgtcaaaaaaacacaatttcacaattgaagtgtttccattaaatgaaaatgcagttaaaatttCCTGTGAAAGAGTTTGTCCACCTgataagttaataaaaaacaagccgtgccatcatcctcctaccacttccgtcttctttgtcatttccgccagtagtaacagtcgattgttgatcacatgacttgtgtgatgcaaaaaaagtgtttccactgcacttttgtgaaatacatttaCTTTGAAACAGCTTACAAACAGTTATTTGTGAAAAACGTGAGTTTTGTCAAATTAGACTGTTTTCATTAAAGGAATCTGTTTTCGGGATTCCAAGTTTTGCAGTCGGAATTGCACAAATTCTATTAACATAAGATGAATTGGAATTTgaggtcaatggaaatgcagctacacACTGGAACTGATTCTGCTAATTTAAGTCACTAAATACGTCAGAACCTTTTGGTTCTGTTGGGAGAAATCCTGTCAGACAGatctgaacacacacagaccCAGAAACCCACAGAGGGGGAAACGgtctgagccaatcagagacgaGTGTGACAACGCAGCTGAGATCCAAATGTCAGCGGGAACGAGGAAACCATCTGGACCTTCACTCTGTGTGTCCCTCAATGGGTtatagagtgtgtgtgtgtgtgtgtgtgcgcgcgtgtgtgtgaaGACATATCCGTTCCTTACTCTGGGACCTAAATGTCTCCTTCATGGACTCCAGGTGTGGATCGACCTCTGGACCCCAACCTGCAGCGTGTCCTCACAGAGACACAAAGAGCAGCCGGGGTGTGTCCATTGGTCCATGTGTCGTCTCTCTGCCCCACTGAGGCAatctgtttcctttttcctgCTCTCCTCTGATTGGACGGCAGAGCTGGctgtcagccaatcacagctctGTGGTCAATAAAGTGGAAAGACTTCACAGAGACATCCTTGTGTCTGAGGGCTTTGAGACCTCACACTGATCTGTGGTTAATGTCTCCTGATCTGTGTCTTCTGAGTATTGATCAGTTGATTTCATTTCTGCAGGGCAGTTGCTCTCCGGTTCTCTGGTATAAATTTCTTCAGTCAGTTTCTCTGTTGACGTAAAATCAAATAAGCAGACAAAAGGGACGATGCTTCACACTGGTCCATGCTGGTGTGACTCATCCAGAACTTTAATCAGTTCTGATGAAGGTAACTGAAGCTGCAGGGAGCATTGGACGGTCCACACAGCTTTTAATCTGAGCTGTTTCTTTAGCAAAAACAGTTTGATGTTGCTGTTTGTGAATCGTTCAGGGACACACGACTAGTTGAACATGTTGGCCTAAATAATTACTAACTTGAAAGTTATTGGTtggaatatgtttaaaaattcacaatttttaGACATATTCCAACCATATGTCTTTATTAGATTTTCTACCTATGGAGGTCGCCATTTTTCCACATGCGCAATGCATGCTGGGTcgtacattttacattttactagGCGTATTTGAGTTGACTTctattttctgagaaaataaatatgtacattaatcaaacaaaaggaaagatggagtaataaattaatgtttccCATGAACATATGGGATGTAGTTTTGTACAATCCGATTACATCTTTAGTTAATTTCATCAAATGTGTGACTATTATAAATGAAAGGTCTTTTCTTGTCAAATATgggaccagcagggggcgcaaCGATTGTGCAAATACATTACTGTCCATTAAGCCTGAAGGATCTAACATTTGATCCTTGAGAGCTCActgaaatgcaaacatttgaaatagGAAAAGACAGTgtcaaaatggccgacttcctgtttgttgcaGGAAGTTGGTGCAAGAAACAATTTTGTAGTTCTCAGTGAGATTTGACAAAGTGCAACTTAAAGCGCCCAATTAGCcagtttctttgaaaaaaattcgaagcggaagaaaaataataactacGTTCGGCGCTCGGTTATAATTAGCAAATAACTTAATGAAGAAATTCGTTTCAGTCACATCCTGTCAGTCGGTTTCTTATTCAATCTCTGTTAACGAGCTCTGACAGACACTCGCTGACAGAACTTTGTGTCTTAATCAGCTCCGGTTAATTAAAGCGACCAAagtaattgtttaattaaaagacAGTTTTATTCATAACCTGCCAGTCAAATTACTAATTAAACTAGAAATAAGTCAGAGACTCGAACAGCTGGTTACCGAGTCCCTGTTGCCGTACCTGAGTGAGTCATTTTCCATGTCATGTGACCTGAGTCATGTGATCTGACGGTTCTGATGCCTCCTACTGGTGAACAAAAATtcacaccaaaataaaactaaactatgataataattttaaaaaactgttatAGCGCTGGACTGAAGCTGTACATTTGACCCAGTTTTATCTGAGCTGAACCAGAAAACCCAGATGACGTCATGCTGAGGATCTGATCTCAGAGCAGCTCTGATGGTAAAGATGGTCTCTGTTTTCAGAGGAAGAGTAAAGTTCACTATCATGTGGCCGTGATCATCAACTACCTGGGTCACTGCATCTCTCTGGGGGCTCTGCTGCTCGCCTTCATGCTCTTCATGAGACTCAGGTAACTTGAAACCTTTAGTAACCACATATTCAGGGGGATGAAGgtgttttaaaggggcagtgttatgtaaaattgtaCCTTTATATCATGCTATAGTGTTAATCCCTCTTTTAAAGTAATCCTGGAGCACTGATTTGATTCTCTCATGCtggagaaattctttaatctccatgacaaccattcagctccttcagactagccagcaacaattagcaaacacttggtggaactgcatatctgctgagctcattataggagcttcttctcagagcaacggtggtaaaaatgttgttaaagagttaatagaggagccatgttgtgatgacttcctgaaggcggagtttcaggaagagcaggagttttaaagagacagaaccAATTTAAAGCTCTTAAATTAGGACATAAAAGTATGTTGCTTTTCATGACAATTGACGTTCACAAACGTATGTGATTATGCTATAAAGTGACACcatatgcctggaaaacactTTAAAGACACAGGTGCATATTGTCTGTTCCAGGAGCATCCGCTGTCTGAGGAACATCATTCACTGGAATCTGATCTCAGCCTTCATCCTGAGGAACGCCACCTGGTTCATCGTCCAGTTAACCATGAACCCATCAGTTACCGAGAGCAACCAGGTGACAGCCACTCTGTAAAAACCTTAAAAGTGTCgatgaaagcataaaaatgtatatgATCTCCCCTCAGGTCAGATGTTCTTCATATTTCCCATTTACCACTTAAATGTCGGGATGATGgccatttttcaagatggccgccagtTTATGAGCCTTTCAAACCAAAATATTGCCATAGAATCAGATGCCAAAACTGAAACTAAGGACTTTGGTGTTTGAAAGTTTCACACCAGTAGTCAACtggaagaagatgaagatgtTTGACACAAATAGAGAGATAGTCGTCTTAATGGTTAGCATTAGCGTCCGCTAAGATTCTTGCTTAGCAAATTAATGGCTGACAAACCAAACGTTTTTGGCTGGCTGTGGTTAATAGCTGCTGCCAATTCCAGTGTAAACATATACCCTCCATTACAAGCatggcggccattttgaaaatggaaaccaaccttccttctcttcctcatcctcctcttcctcctcaggtGTGGTGCAGGTTGGTGACTGCAGCCTACAACTACTTCCATGTGACCAACTTCTTCTGGATGTTTGGGGAAGGATGCTACCTGCACACCGCCGTGGTGCTCACCTACTCCACCGACAAACTCAGAAAGTGGATGTTCATCTGCATCGGATGGGGTGGGTTTACCTGTCTGTGTGAACGAGATGTACCTCTTCACATTTTTGACCAGCTGATTGTTTACCTGTCTCTCTCTACACCTGTCAGACTTTACACCAATTTATCTACCTGTCTGCCCTCTCAGCTCACCTGTCCACCTGTCTTTCTGCTTCCAGGCATTCCGTTTCCCATCATTGTGGCGTGGGCTTTTGGGAAGCTGTACTACGACAACGAGAAGTGAGTTGCTCTTCTGTTTTGATCTTCTGTCCTCTCCTCAGGTGGATTTAACACACCTGTACCTGTCTGAAGTCACATGACAGCAGCTTGATTGTTTTTGATCTCAATAAACACTTTTCAGTCAAGCTAAGAGCAGTTTTTGATGTGATGCAGccaacataaagaaaaatcaatgggTTATGATGTCATTTTCTTAAAGACCACACCTTCTTCATCTGATTGGCTCCTGATTGAATTTCAGGTGCTGGTTTGGCAAAAAGACAGGTGTTTATACGGATTACATCTACCAAGGTCCTATGATCCTGGTCCTGCTGGTAAGAACAAGCTCAGTCCACCTTAAACCCAACCAACATTCACTTTTAATCTGTAATGTCCACCTTAAACTCAGCCAACACAAGCAGAAAGTCGTCTTTTAATGGcactaggggttgaacgactacatattttttaaggtcgactacatcatgataatagtcgagtcgatgtcgactagtcgcggtgacgtcatagtgacgtaagcgcaaaaaccttcacaacttggaggctttattagctattttcacggcaaatattgacccccccccccccacacacacacacacacacacacaacccatCACcagcttttactaagtctattatggagaattaaaagagcaataaacagatcattcttcgtgagcagcggggaaaagtttgttgcacaaagtcgggtctgactttttttttttttctaaacaccggctgatgctgatgatctctggatagttactataggagtcaaattatcacactgactacatggtgcttttggaacatcacaagtcaaacttgttatgaacggatcccgtttggttacagctgaattcaacgaaaccacctgcttctcctccgcccgatgcgcggcaggaagctctgctgactcagcagattgaacgatttaagatattttctagtcaacgtcaacatgataaaagtcgagtcgatgtcgagttgactagccgttgtgacgtcatagcaacgcaagacgcaaagctttggagtaacgtGCAGGCTTTAGcctattacccgttttcacggaaaaatacagcatttacacagaacagcaacaagtgaaacaacaaaacatcgggatagtttatgataaataataagttgctgggaaaccaacattcaaaaggaaacgcacatcttttagatggcatgtaaaacaataataaaagagGTGGCACGGGCGGGGGTAAATAAAGTTCACTGTCATTAGCACAGTACAGAGCACTCGCGACACTTTCATGAgcctaagtgacatccttagcgggaagaagcgagttttagacggctcgtgttttgtagtcgactgcagctgcaactccatctccttttaaaaacactgtaaaaccacaaatatgcatccatctacatatcatttaaactaatgtattaacttatttttcttgtgtcttgtgacgtatactgtgctgtcagatcagcacaggctatcacatgactgcgactagtcgacatgaaatgtaaaaactcgcgagacgtcctagagtcgactagtcgactagtcgactaattggttcaacccctaaaTGGCACCAGTGCGTTTTTAATCCTTCCAGTCTACCTTAAACCCAAAAAGTTTCTGAATCTTTACCTTTCCCTCACCTTCATGCCtatctcaagaaaaaaaagaaatatccaATCAGATTCATATTTACAACAGATTTTCTATAAAGTCCAAACATCTTGGTTTCTTCTCAGATTAACTTCGTCTTCCTGTTTAACATCGTTCGGATTCTGATGACCAAACTGAGGGCGTCGACCACCTCAGAGACCATCCAATACAGGTATGACCAAACCCTCCCACAGGTGAGGCTCATCAGTGGCTCCAGTGGAATATATTGAAGGACAGAATCTTTCCAATCAAACCAGAAGTCCAGTAGAAAGTTTCCACTCAATCcacttaaatatttacagtgaaaCCAGCAGAGAATTTCCagtaaatgcaaataaatatttccaattaATTAGATCACAATATTTCTAATGAAACAAGATGTATTTTTCAGTGAAACTAGAATGTAGTGAACATATTTTTAGTGCATGTAGTTTAATAGCTCCAGTGAATGCAGTTGAATATTTCCAGTGAATGCAGTTGAATATTTCCAGTGAATGCAGTTGAATATTTCCAGTGAATGCCGTTGTTTTCTCCTGTGCCCTGCAGAAAGGCGGTGAAGGCCACACTggtgctgctgcctctgctggGAATCACCTACATGCTTTTCTTTGTGAATCCAGGAGGAGAAGACGAAGTGGCTCAGGTCGTCTTCATCTACTTTAACTCCATCCTGGAGTCCTTCCAGGTTCGTTGAGTTTCCTCTAACCATTTAAAATCTGAGGCTGCAGCCAAACATCCTAGAGGAAGCAGCCTCTTCTGTGTCGGTCCGTATTCCTGGTTCTGCAGCAACATCTGGAAATTCTCCAGAGCCATTGAAACAGATTGGGTCAGAGTTTAAGATGGAATGTGGTGCAAGTGGAGCTGGGTAGTTCTTTCGTTGAGAGAAATAAAGTTCACTAGTTTCCTGTCAGACCATGACTGGGTTCTGTTGATCAAACTGTATGATTAGCAGTCTGTTTATCTGATTTAACGtccctctgtctgtctctgcagGGCTTCTTCGTCTCCGTCTTCTACTGTTTCCTCAACAGTGAGGTAATTCAAGATAACTTTCCACCTGCAGAAGTTTTCccaactcaaataaaaacaaactcccggggcgtgctccggtggcgtagagggtagcgcgccccacgtttggaggccttcagtcctcaacgcggccgtcgcgggttcgattcccggacccgacgacatttgccgcatgtcttcccccttctccttccccccttcctgtcagcccactgttgtataagggacactagagcccacaaaaagaccccctggtgggaaaaaaataataaaaaaataaaaataaaacaaactccttcCAGAGAGGAAGGCAGAACAACTAACCCAGACGTTATCGTGTGATTTACCTGTCCACCTGTCCGTCTGCTTCCAGGTGCGCTCCACAGTGAAGAAGCGTTGGATACGTTGGCACGATCGTCACTCCATACGCAGCCGGACGGTCCGCGCCACGTCGCTGCCCACGTCACCCAGCAGGGTATCCTTCCACAGCATCAAACAGTCCTCTAACCTCTGACACGCCGCCGCGTCCAATCACAGCCTCTGATGTGAACCGTCACTAATCAGTCGCCTGGATTGGACCAATCACAGCGCAGGACAAGCGTCTGCGAGGCCAATCAGAAGGAAAACTGTCAGTGTAGACTCTGATTGGCTCACAAGTTGGCCAATCATTGGACTCGATGACTCAGCTGCTTTTAAGGGGTCACATGATGCACCAGGCAGCTATGTTCATGTATTTATTGATCAGGTGTGTGTATAATAGTAATCACCAGCTTTTTCTCTTGCGGGCCAGCAGGGGGTGCTGCTGAACATGTGAAGCCTGGTTCTTTGGTTTGTGTTGCTGTAGAGGATCATGGTGAGCTTGGTTCTGTTCTGCCACATCGAAGCACAAACTTATAAAGGTTCTGATAGTCGGGAATCATAAACAAGGAGATGTTCCACATTTGAATCTTACTCCAAACCACTGCAGCTAAAGCTAACTCTGAACATCTAGAAcgggggtgtccaaacttttcgTCACATGGGCCAAAATCGTCAACTCAAAAGTACtcaaatatcatttttaaaacttttttagcTACTCAACCATAACTTACCATCGactgttttaaattaacaataattttttttgtttttccaaaagttATTATTCTGGACTTGAATgaaaaaagcttgaaaaataattcatctaaataaaaacaggataatTTTTAAACCACTTGTGTTTTTAGTCAAGTTTAATACAGCAATTAAAACCAGGCTTGCTGTACTTTAGAGTACAAGTCAAGGAGTAGATGTTGTCttagttaccatgacaacaaagcatggaaaaaaatgtcttgtatctagcatttattttgcaagtagattttaattcaaaagtttagttttttttaatttattctttttattattatggatttatatttcattcactattcagtttaaaatgaacacattttcacacacgTTTTGAATGGAAAGGagtagtttgaagaaaaaatttaaatttgtgttcAGGCGGGCCACacaaattcagttcagttcaaatggcccccgggccctACTTTGAACACCCTTGGCCTAGAGTCaggtcttctcctcctcctcaccgcTCTGTTTCCTGCTGACAAAACCCAGCTCTTCACAGTTTCCCGTCGCCGTCCAGGCGCTGAGGAGCTCTGAGGAGAAGGTCAGCGGCAGTCGGACCCGTGAACCCGGTGGGCCGCGGCTAACACGGGCGTTCCGCTTGATTTATCTCCGTGAACTTGAATGATCCGCTGGAACCAGGAAACAGGGAGGCTCAGCACCGCACCTCCAAGCTGGAAGCTCAAGGTCAAAAGTttggtccagaaccagaactgaccCGACAGTCAGAATAGGGTTTTACGGATTCAGATTCCCTCTCAGGTTTTGTATCTACTTGTCTTATTTGTCCTGCAGGATGTGATGTCACTGCACTTCCTGTGTCCCCAAATCTTCATCCAGAGATGAATATTCTGGTACCAATAATCCTTCATCACACTGTGGAAtgcactattattattattgcagtgTCACTACACCCATAACAGTAATAGTACAGTATTACTACTGTAACGTTGCAGCATTACTTCAGTGTCCGCAGTTACTATAGTAATTTTCAGCTTTACAGTGTAACCATGAGTTGaattttttgattgtttttgcactttattcagtttgtcagatttgttttccttaCAGTAATATTGATATTACAGTGATACTCCCGAGGTATTACAGAGATATGAGTGTTATTGCGTTAATAATCTGT from the Gambusia affinis linkage group LG19, SWU_Gaff_1.0, whole genome shotgun sequence genome contains:
- the crhr1 gene encoding corticotropin-releasing factor receptor 1; this encodes MERKVLSQVVCVCFLLSGRVSSLELTCETLILLSTNLTARMLVLLNQTFTISNSSGVYCDLSVDGIGTCWPRSAAGELISRPCPEQFNGIHYNTTNRVYRECQSNGTWAPRGNYSQCTEIIVLRKSKVHYHVAVIINYLGHCISLGALLLAFMLFMRLRSIRCLRNIIHWNLISAFILRNATWFIVQLTMNPSVTESNQVWCRLVTAAYNYFHVTNFFWMFGEGCYLHTAVVLTYSTDKLRKWMFICIGWGIPFPIIVAWAFGKLYYDNEKCWFGKKTGVYTDYIYQGPMILVLLINFVFLFNIVRILMTKLRASTTSETIQYRKAVKATLVLLPLLGITYMLFFVNPGGEDEVAQVVFIYFNSILESFQGFFVSVFYCFLNSEVRSTVKKRWIRWHDRHSIRSRTVRATSLPTSPSRVSFHSIKQSSNL